A genomic stretch from Sulfoacidibacillus ferrooxidans includes:
- a CDS encoding MerR family DNA-binding protein, with protein sequence MNKSNVEDGENQRLLGISDLIEMLGISARTIRYYEELGFIHPYRTAGNHRIYHRKDYARLRMILRGRMLGFSLDEMKELFQLYDADPSEKEQLKRGIELAKKHLEDIHSRMSEMRILETDLTAALEDAQKRLKQLQVE encoded by the coding sequence ATGAACAAATCAAATGTAGAAGATGGAGAGAATCAACGATTATTAGGCATCTCTGATTTAATAGAAATGCTAGGAATTAGTGCGAGAACGATTCGATATTATGAAGAGCTTGGATTTATTCATCCGTATCGCACGGCAGGCAACCATCGCATCTATCATCGTAAAGATTATGCTCGCTTGCGGATGATTTTGCGAGGTAGAATGTTAGGGTTTTCATTGGATGAAATGAAAGAATTATTTCAATTATATGATGCAGATCCTAGTGAAAAAGAACAACTGAAACGTGGTATCGAGCTTGCAAAAAAACATCTTGAAGATATTCACAGCCGTATGTCAGAGATGCGAATATTGGAGACAGATTTGACTGCTGCATTAGAAGATGCTCAGAAACGGTTAAAGCAATTACAAGTGGAGTAA
- a CDS encoding enoyl-CoA hydratase-related protein — protein MNPDPKVLYQEDGAIALITINRPQVHNCIDGETADELYQAFSRFRDNPAMNVAILTGSGSSFSSGADLKAIDTLGPIDIYDHPDFIYDGSGYLGFTRLTNIFKPTIAAVHGYCYAGGLEMAAWCDIRIASYDATFGCLERRYNVPLVDGGTQRLPRIVGWGRGMDLILTGREINSQTALEWGLVTELVERDQLLSRARDLASQIAAYPQGALRTDKQAAVRGWGLSIEEGLRIETQLGMTQVRSTEIRDGVKRFKNRKTSELD, from the coding sequence GTGAATCCAGATCCAAAAGTATTATATCAAGAAGATGGGGCTATTGCGCTCATCACGATCAATAGACCACAAGTACATAACTGTATTGATGGTGAAACGGCAGATGAGCTCTATCAGGCATTTTCCCGTTTTCGCGATAATCCTGCCATGAATGTGGCCATTTTAACTGGAAGTGGATCGTCTTTTAGTTCTGGTGCAGATTTAAAAGCAATTGATACCCTTGGTCCAATAGATATATATGATCATCCAGACTTCATATATGACGGATCAGGATATTTAGGATTTACGCGCCTTACAAATATTTTTAAACCAACGATTGCTGCAGTGCACGGATACTGTTATGCAGGTGGTCTTGAGATGGCAGCTTGGTGTGATATTCGAATTGCTAGTTATGATGCAACATTTGGGTGTCTTGAGCGTCGATACAATGTTCCGTTAGTGGATGGGGGAACACAGCGTTTGCCGCGTATTGTCGGATGGGGGCGCGGCATGGATCTCATCCTCACAGGGAGAGAAATCAATTCACAAACTGCATTAGAATGGGGACTTGTCACAGAGCTTGTCGAACGAGATCAATTGCTATCTCGTGCTCGTGATCTCGCTTCACAAATAGCAGCGTACCCGCAGGGGGCTCTTCGCACAGATAAGCAAGCGGCTGTTAGAGGATGGGGTCTTTCAATAGAAGAAGGTTTGCGCATTGAGACTCAATTAGGCATGACACAGGTGCGTAGTACTGAGATTCGTGACGGAGTAAAACGTTTCAAAAATCGTAAAACTTCAGAGTTAGACTAA